A genomic window from Gossypium hirsutum isolate 1008001.06 chromosome D10, Gossypium_hirsutum_v2.1, whole genome shotgun sequence includes:
- the LOC107916002 gene encoding epoxide hydrolase A: protein MRLIKGIANFRRLYANSIDLNTKSYLSTTKRAFCRPSEYAKVVNTTITCSPFYCSNNLGSRSHSSRPEMEGIEHRVIKANGINIHVAEKGKGPVILFLHGFPELWYTWRNQITAFASLGYRALAPDLRGFGETEAPDDASTYNSLHVVGDLIALLDVVAADQDQVFVVGHDWGALIAWWLCMFRPDRVKALVNMSVAFNPRNPNMKPLEGLRALYGDDYYICRFQEPGVIEAEFREMGYERVLKGFLTYRDPCPLLIPKGKYFGQPDTPISWPSWFSEEDCKYYLSQYEKKGFTGGLNYYRNINLNWQLTAPWTGSKIKVPVKFIVGDQDLTYNAPGIKDYLHKGSLKKNVPLLEEVVVMEGVAHFLHEEKPDEVNKHIHDFFNKF, encoded by the exons ATGAGATTGATCAAGGGAATAGCTAATTTTAGGCGTCTTTACGCTAATTCTATAGACTTGAACACAAAATCCTACCTCTCTACGACAAAGCGCGCATTTTGCAGGCCAAGTGAATACGCAAAGGTCGTTAACACCACCATCACTTGTTCTCCATTTTATTGCAGCAATAACTTAGGATCGAGATCCCATTCAAGCAGACCCGAAATGGAGGGGATAGAGCATAGGGTAATCAAAGCCAATGGCATAAATATTCACGTCGCTGAGAAAGGGAAAGGCCCTGTAATCCTTTTCCTCCATGGATTCCCAGAGCTCTGGTATACATGGCGCAATCAGATCACTGCTTTTGCCTCGCTTGGGTACCGAGCTTTGGCTCCTGACCTGCGTGGATTTGGGGAAACGGAGGCACCCGATGATGCCTCCACCTACAACAGTTTACACGTGGTGGGGGATCTCATTGCTCTCCTGGATGTTGTCGCCGCCGACCAGGACCAGGTTTTTGTCGTGGGACATGATTGGGGTGCCCTCATTGCCTGGTGGTTGTGCATGTTTAGACCAGATAGGGTTAAGGCTTTGGTTAACATGAGTGTTGCATTCAATCCTAGGAACCCTAATATGAAACCTCTTGAAGGTCTCAGAGCTTTGTATGGTGATGACTACTACATATGCAGATTTCAG GAGCCTGGAGTCATAGAGGCTGAGTTCAGGGAGATGGGATATGAGAGAGTTCTAAAGGGATTCTTGACATACCGTGATCCATGTCCTCTTCTTATACCAAAAGGCAAATATTTTGGACAACCAGACACTCCAATAAGCTGGCCGTCATGGTTTTCAGAGGAAGATTGCAAGTATTACCTCAGCCAATATGAGAAGAAAGGCTTCACCGGGGGATTGAACTATTACCGAAATATAAACTT AAACTGGCAACTTACTGCACCGTGGACTGGAAGTAAAATAAAAGTGCCGGTTAAGTTCATTGTCGGCGACCAGGATCTAACCTATAATGCTCCGGGAATCAAGGATTACCTACACAAGGGAAGTCTCAAGAAGAATGTTCCACTCTTGGAGGAAGTGGTTGTGATGGAGGGAGTGGCACACTTTCTCCATGAAGAAAAGCCTGATGAGGTCAATAAACATATACATGACTTCTTTAATAAGTTCTAA